A genome region from Triticum aestivum cultivar Chinese Spring chromosome 2B, IWGSC CS RefSeq v2.1, whole genome shotgun sequence includes the following:
- the LOC123045075 gene encoding uncharacterized protein isoform X4 — protein MLPHPFQVGLLHLCSDYIKHSAENILMAISNSLMKFEAVWIQFVELVWAAIHTVSTCAHNHSTINATKGCVGCSSAAESISHDTMTKRTSITSFIAVLKLRCVNTSRQIMTCLFRALHIILKLLKLNDSELKDDFICLSIHHIQKLHWDPGYQLNAGKVVSIVTDDRHSLSEDSAQFGIVSGSLLQLLCSLVEQSDTEDTDRRDIFVKLADVIPRLGTFLQEQQDTPKSLSQYSKHKILMLMIRLKPHIQQNCSHIICLLKLLRRHFQSTLHEPMFQHSTKLENCLEGSPFLLSGVGLGELQDKSTWHLQRQAMYLFLSCSIVLACSGNDSRLKCSCKRDQCCHKGQGCTDNCNYFGLSEISVWFQRCCLDKILDSKSSTDIVLCFLQLYMEEDDMLFIILLQLLDAPLISLAIDKMESKWTSELIGAKLFSIVFDPVHIFHQWLSLLHYDHLVLVDYLISKDVGVHCAQYLLRCLRLVSGCWDAFVDDSVYEAQIQKFNCKRQRTLKNINSFTGSSMEGTKLGSSHDKENKSKEQLFLSAKVCLLSLKQTLEDLHKKDLFPYNPKPLLKSLSRFEELCAQY, from the exons ATGTTACCCCATCCTTTTCAGGTTGGCTTACTTCATCTATGTAGTGATTATATTAAGCATTCAGCTGAGAATATCTTGATGGCCATCTCTAATTCCCTAATGAAGTTT GAAGCCGTTTGGATTCAGTTTGTTGAGCTGGTCTGGGCAGCTATACACACGGTATCAACATGCGCTCATAATCATTCTACAATTAATGCCACCAAAGGTTGTGTTGGTTGTTCATCTGCTGCGGAAAGCATAAGTCATGACACTATGACTAAAAGAACCAGCATTACAAGCTTTATAGCAGTACTCAAACTACGATGTGTCAATACCAGTAGGCAGATAATGACTTGCCTCTTTCGAGCACTACACATTATTCTGAAGCTTCTGAAACTCAATGACTCTGAACTGAAAGATGACTTCATTTGCCTGTCCATTCATCATATTCAGAAGTTACATTGGGATCCTGGTTACCAACTCAATGCCGGGAAAGTTGTCAGCATTGTCACGGATGACCGACATAGTTTGAGTGAAGATTCTGCACAGTTTGGAATAGTGTCAGGCAGTCTCCTCCAGCTCTTGTGCTCTTTAGTTGAGCAAAGTGACACAGAAGACACAGATCGACGAGATATATTTGTGAAACTTGCAGATGTCATTCCTAGATTAGGAACTTTCTTACAAGAGCAACAGGATACCCCCAAAAGTCTCTCTCAGTATTCAAAGCACAAAATATTG ATGTTAATGATAAGGCTTAAGCCTCACATACAGCAGAACTGCTCACATATTATTTGTTTGCTGAAATTACTTAGACGCCACTTTCAGAGTACACTCCATGAACCTATGTTCCAACATAGCACTAAACTGGAGAACTGTTTAGAAGGATCCCCATTTTTGTTAAGTGGTGTAGGTTTGGGCGAGCTTCAGGATAAATCTACTTGGCACTTACAAAGGCAGGCTATGTATTTGTTTCTTAGTTGTTCGATAGTCTTGGCTTGCAGTGGAAATGATAGTAGACTGAAATGTTCATGTAAGAGAGATCAATGTTGTCACAAGGGGCAAGGCTGCACTGATAATTGCAACTATTTTGGCTTATCAGAAATCTCAGTTTGGTTTCAGAGATGTTGCTTAGACAAGATTTTGGACTCAAAATCATCAACAGACATTGTTTTATGCTTTCTGCAGTTATATATGGAGGAG GACGATATGTTATTCATCATTCTCTTGCAGCTTTTGGATGCTCCGCTTATTTCGTTGGCAAT AGATAAGATGGAATCTAAATGGACGTCTGAACTGATTGGTGCCAAACTGTTCTCCATAGTTTTTGACCCAGTTCATATTTTTCATCAATGGCTTTCATTG TTGCACTATGATCACTTGGTACTTGTTGATTATCTCATATCTAAAGATGTAGGTGTGCATTGTGCCCAGTATCTATTACG GTGCTTACGACTGGTATCCGGGTGTTGGGATGCTTTTGTCGATGATTCAGTTTACGAGGCACAGATACAAAAATTCAACTGTAAAAGGCAAAGAACCTTGAAAAATATAAATAGTTTCACTGGTAGCTCAATGGAAGGCACTAAGTTAGGTTCCTCTCATGACAAGGAAAATAAGAGCAAAGAACAGCTTTTCCTGAGTGCTAAAGTTTGTCTCCTTTCGTTAAAGCAAACTTTGGAAGATCTTCATAAGAAAGATTTATTCCCCTACAATCCAAAGCCTCTCCTTAAAAG CTTGTCCAGATTTGAGGAGCTCTGTGCGCAGTACTGA
- the LOC123045075 gene encoding uncharacterized protein isoform X3: protein MAQRPRWQERQQLARLCDLVADSLLPHLEPEPLATRRPQLTREEERRILVALSRVNKAIRGWDDDEVDDGEQGRAWDQVGLLHLCSDYIKHSAENILMAISNSLMKFEAVWIQFVELVWAAIHTVSTCAHNHSTINATKGCVGCSSAAESISHDTMTKRTSITSFIAVLKLRCVNTSRQIMTCLFRALHIILKLLKLNDSELKDDFICLSIHHIQKLHWDPGYQLNAGKVVSIVTDDRHSLSEDSAQFGIVSGSLLQLLCSLVEQSDTEDTDRRDIFVKLADVIPRLGTFLQEQQDTPKSLSQYSKHKILMLMIRLKPHIQQNCSHIICLLKLLRRHFQSTLHEPMFQHSTKLENCLEGSPFLLSGVGLGELQDKSTWHLQRQAMYLFLSCSIVLACSGNDSRLKCSCKRDQCCHKGQGCTDNCNYFGLSEISVWFQRCCLDKILDSKSSTDIVLCFLQLYMEEDDMLFIILLQLLDAPLISLAIDKMESKWTSELIGAKLFSIVFDPVHIFHQWLSLLHYDHLVLVDYLISKDVGVHCAQYLLRCLRLVSGCWDAFVDDSVYEAQIQKFNCKRQRTLKNINSFTGSSMEGTKLGSSHDKENKSKEQLFLSAKVCLLSLKQTLEDLHKKDLFPYNPKPLLKSLSRFEELCAQY from the exons ATGGCACAACGGCCGCGGTGGCAGGAGAGGCAGCAGCTCGCGCGCCTCTGCGACCTCGTCGCCGACTCCCTCCTTCCCCACCTC GAACCCGAACCGCTGGCGACGCGGCGGCCGCAGCTCACGCGGGAGGAAGAGCGGCGCATACTCGTCGCGCTCTCCCGG GTAAACAAGGCAATTCGAGGATGGGACGACGACGAGGTGGATGATGGGGAGCAAGGGCGCGCATGGGATCAG GTTGGCTTACTTCATCTATGTAGTGATTATATTAAGCATTCAGCTGAGAATATCTTGATGGCCATCTCTAATTCCCTAATGAAGTTT GAAGCCGTTTGGATTCAGTTTGTTGAGCTGGTCTGGGCAGCTATACACACGGTATCAACATGCGCTCATAATCATTCTACAATTAATGCCACCAAAGGTTGTGTTGGTTGTTCATCTGCTGCGGAAAGCATAAGTCATGACACTATGACTAAAAGAACCAGCATTACAAGCTTTATAGCAGTACTCAAACTACGATGTGTCAATACCAGTAGGCAGATAATGACTTGCCTCTTTCGAGCACTACACATTATTCTGAAGCTTCTGAAACTCAATGACTCTGAACTGAAAGATGACTTCATTTGCCTGTCCATTCATCATATTCAGAAGTTACATTGGGATCCTGGTTACCAACTCAATGCCGGGAAAGTTGTCAGCATTGTCACGGATGACCGACATAGTTTGAGTGAAGATTCTGCACAGTTTGGAATAGTGTCAGGCAGTCTCCTCCAGCTCTTGTGCTCTTTAGTTGAGCAAAGTGACACAGAAGACACAGATCGACGAGATATATTTGTGAAACTTGCAGATGTCATTCCTAGATTAGGAACTTTCTTACAAGAGCAACAGGATACCCCCAAAAGTCTCTCTCAGTATTCAAAGCACAAAATATTG ATGTTAATGATAAGGCTTAAGCCTCACATACAGCAGAACTGCTCACATATTATTTGTTTGCTGAAATTACTTAGACGCCACTTTCAGAGTACACTCCATGAACCTATGTTCCAACATAGCACTAAACTGGAGAACTGTTTAGAAGGATCCCCATTTTTGTTAAGTGGTGTAGGTTTGGGCGAGCTTCAGGATAAATCTACTTGGCACTTACAAAGGCAGGCTATGTATTTGTTTCTTAGTTGTTCGATAGTCTTGGCTTGCAGTGGAAATGATAGTAGACTGAAATGTTCATGTAAGAGAGATCAATGTTGTCACAAGGGGCAAGGCTGCACTGATAATTGCAACTATTTTGGCTTATCAGAAATCTCAGTTTGGTTTCAGAGATGTTGCTTAGACAAGATTTTGGACTCAAAATCATCAACAGACATTGTTTTATGCTTTCTGCAGTTATATATGGAGGAG GACGATATGTTATTCATCATTCTCTTGCAGCTTTTGGATGCTCCGCTTATTTCGTTGGCAAT AGATAAGATGGAATCTAAATGGACGTCTGAACTGATTGGTGCCAAACTGTTCTCCATAGTTTTTGACCCAGTTCATATTTTTCATCAATGGCTTTCATTG TTGCACTATGATCACTTGGTACTTGTTGATTATCTCATATCTAAAGATGTAGGTGTGCATTGTGCCCAGTATCTATTACG GTGCTTACGACTGGTATCCGGGTGTTGGGATGCTTTTGTCGATGATTCAGTTTACGAGGCACAGATACAAAAATTCAACTGTAAAAGGCAAAGAACCTTGAAAAATATAAATAGTTTCACTGGTAGCTCAATGGAAGGCACTAAGTTAGGTTCCTCTCATGACAAGGAAAATAAGAGCAAAGAACAGCTTTTCCTGAGTGCTAAAGTTTGTCTCCTTTCGTTAAAGCAAACTTTGGAAGATCTTCATAAGAAAGATTTATTCCCCTACAATCCAAAGCCTCTCCTTAAAAG CTTGTCCAGATTTGAGGAGCTCTGTGCGCAGTACTGA
- the LOC123045075 gene encoding uncharacterized protein isoform X1 — MAQRPRWQERQQLARLCDLVADSLLPHLEPEPLATRRPQLTREEERRILVALSRVNKAIRGWDDDEVDDGEQGRAWDQIVSCSEEAHSCCLPPDYHFDDGFSCLTNIISIVVGLLHLCSDYIKHSAENILMAISNSLMKFEAVWIQFVELVWAAIHTVSTCAHNHSTINATKGCVGCSSAAESISHDTMTKRTSITSFIAVLKLRCVNTSRQIMTCLFRALHIILKLLKLNDSELKDDFICLSIHHIQKLHWDPGYQLNAGKVVSIVTDDRHSLSEDSAQFGIVSGSLLQLLCSLVEQSDTEDTDRRDIFVKLADVIPRLGTFLQEQQDTPKSLSQYSKHKILMLMIRLKPHIQQNCSHIICLLKLLRRHFQSTLHEPMFQHSTKLENCLEGSPFLLSGVGLGELQDKSTWHLQRQAMYLFLSCSIVLACSGNDSRLKCSCKRDQCCHKGQGCTDNCNYFGLSEISVWFQRCCLDKILDSKSSTDIVLCFLQLYMEEDDMLFIILLQLLDAPLISLAIDKMESKWTSELIGAKLFSIVFDPVHIFHQWLSLLHYDHLVLVDYLISKDVGVHCAQYLLRCLRLVSGCWDAFVDDSVYEAQIQKFNCKRQRTLKNINSFTGSSMEGTKLGSSHDKENKSKEQLFLSAKVCLLSLKQTLEDLHKKDLFPYNPKPLLKSLSRFEELCAQY; from the exons ATGGCACAACGGCCGCGGTGGCAGGAGAGGCAGCAGCTCGCGCGCCTCTGCGACCTCGTCGCCGACTCCCTCCTTCCCCACCTC GAACCCGAACCGCTGGCGACGCGGCGGCCGCAGCTCACGCGGGAGGAAGAGCGGCGCATACTCGTCGCGCTCTCCCGG GTAAACAAGGCAATTCGAGGATGGGACGACGACGAGGTGGATGATGGGGAGCAAGGGCGCGCATGGGATCAG ATTGTTTCGTGTTCGGAAGAAGCTCACAGTTGCTGTTTGCCACCTGACTACCATTTTGATGATGGGTTTAGCTGCCTGACCAATATTATCTCCATAGTG GTTGGCTTACTTCATCTATGTAGTGATTATATTAAGCATTCAGCTGAGAATATCTTGATGGCCATCTCTAATTCCCTAATGAAGTTT GAAGCCGTTTGGATTCAGTTTGTTGAGCTGGTCTGGGCAGCTATACACACGGTATCAACATGCGCTCATAATCATTCTACAATTAATGCCACCAAAGGTTGTGTTGGTTGTTCATCTGCTGCGGAAAGCATAAGTCATGACACTATGACTAAAAGAACCAGCATTACAAGCTTTATAGCAGTACTCAAACTACGATGTGTCAATACCAGTAGGCAGATAATGACTTGCCTCTTTCGAGCACTACACATTATTCTGAAGCTTCTGAAACTCAATGACTCTGAACTGAAAGATGACTTCATTTGCCTGTCCATTCATCATATTCAGAAGTTACATTGGGATCCTGGTTACCAACTCAATGCCGGGAAAGTTGTCAGCATTGTCACGGATGACCGACATAGTTTGAGTGAAGATTCTGCACAGTTTGGAATAGTGTCAGGCAGTCTCCTCCAGCTCTTGTGCTCTTTAGTTGAGCAAAGTGACACAGAAGACACAGATCGACGAGATATATTTGTGAAACTTGCAGATGTCATTCCTAGATTAGGAACTTTCTTACAAGAGCAACAGGATACCCCCAAAAGTCTCTCTCAGTATTCAAAGCACAAAATATTG ATGTTAATGATAAGGCTTAAGCCTCACATACAGCAGAACTGCTCACATATTATTTGTTTGCTGAAATTACTTAGACGCCACTTTCAGAGTACACTCCATGAACCTATGTTCCAACATAGCACTAAACTGGAGAACTGTTTAGAAGGATCCCCATTTTTGTTAAGTGGTGTAGGTTTGGGCGAGCTTCAGGATAAATCTACTTGGCACTTACAAAGGCAGGCTATGTATTTGTTTCTTAGTTGTTCGATAGTCTTGGCTTGCAGTGGAAATGATAGTAGACTGAAATGTTCATGTAAGAGAGATCAATGTTGTCACAAGGGGCAAGGCTGCACTGATAATTGCAACTATTTTGGCTTATCAGAAATCTCAGTTTGGTTTCAGAGATGTTGCTTAGACAAGATTTTGGACTCAAAATCATCAACAGACATTGTTTTATGCTTTCTGCAGTTATATATGGAGGAG GACGATATGTTATTCATCATTCTCTTGCAGCTTTTGGATGCTCCGCTTATTTCGTTGGCAAT AGATAAGATGGAATCTAAATGGACGTCTGAACTGATTGGTGCCAAACTGTTCTCCATAGTTTTTGACCCAGTTCATATTTTTCATCAATGGCTTTCATTG TTGCACTATGATCACTTGGTACTTGTTGATTATCTCATATCTAAAGATGTAGGTGTGCATTGTGCCCAGTATCTATTACG GTGCTTACGACTGGTATCCGGGTGTTGGGATGCTTTTGTCGATGATTCAGTTTACGAGGCACAGATACAAAAATTCAACTGTAAAAGGCAAAGAACCTTGAAAAATATAAATAGTTTCACTGGTAGCTCAATGGAAGGCACTAAGTTAGGTTCCTCTCATGACAAGGAAAATAAGAGCAAAGAACAGCTTTTCCTGAGTGCTAAAGTTTGTCTCCTTTCGTTAAAGCAAACTTTGGAAGATCTTCATAAGAAAGATTTATTCCCCTACAATCCAAAGCCTCTCCTTAAAAG CTTGTCCAGATTTGAGGAGCTCTGTGCGCAGTACTGA
- the LOC123045075 gene encoding uncharacterized protein isoform X5: MLPHPFQEAVWIQFVELVWAAIHTVSTCAHNHSTINATKGCVGCSSAAESISHDTMTKRTSITSFIAVLKLRCVNTSRQIMTCLFRALHIILKLLKLNDSELKDDFICLSIHHIQKLHWDPGYQLNAGKVVSIVTDDRHSLSEDSAQFGIVSGSLLQLLCSLVEQSDTEDTDRRDIFVKLADVIPRLGTFLQEQQDTPKSLSQYSKHKILMLMIRLKPHIQQNCSHIICLLKLLRRHFQSTLHEPMFQHSTKLENCLEGSPFLLSGVGLGELQDKSTWHLQRQAMYLFLSCSIVLACSGNDSRLKCSCKRDQCCHKGQGCTDNCNYFGLSEISVWFQRCCLDKILDSKSSTDIVLCFLQLYMEEDDMLFIILLQLLDAPLISLAIDKMESKWTSELIGAKLFSIVFDPVHIFHQWLSLLHYDHLVLVDYLISKDVGVHCAQYLLRCLRLVSGCWDAFVDDSVYEAQIQKFNCKRQRTLKNINSFTGSSMEGTKLGSSHDKENKSKEQLFLSAKVCLLSLKQTLEDLHKKDLFPYNPKPLLKSLSRFEELCAQY; the protein is encoded by the exons ATGTTACCCCATCCTTTTCAG GAAGCCGTTTGGATTCAGTTTGTTGAGCTGGTCTGGGCAGCTATACACACGGTATCAACATGCGCTCATAATCATTCTACAATTAATGCCACCAAAGGTTGTGTTGGTTGTTCATCTGCTGCGGAAAGCATAAGTCATGACACTATGACTAAAAGAACCAGCATTACAAGCTTTATAGCAGTACTCAAACTACGATGTGTCAATACCAGTAGGCAGATAATGACTTGCCTCTTTCGAGCACTACACATTATTCTGAAGCTTCTGAAACTCAATGACTCTGAACTGAAAGATGACTTCATTTGCCTGTCCATTCATCATATTCAGAAGTTACATTGGGATCCTGGTTACCAACTCAATGCCGGGAAAGTTGTCAGCATTGTCACGGATGACCGACATAGTTTGAGTGAAGATTCTGCACAGTTTGGAATAGTGTCAGGCAGTCTCCTCCAGCTCTTGTGCTCTTTAGTTGAGCAAAGTGACACAGAAGACACAGATCGACGAGATATATTTGTGAAACTTGCAGATGTCATTCCTAGATTAGGAACTTTCTTACAAGAGCAACAGGATACCCCCAAAAGTCTCTCTCAGTATTCAAAGCACAAAATATTG ATGTTAATGATAAGGCTTAAGCCTCACATACAGCAGAACTGCTCACATATTATTTGTTTGCTGAAATTACTTAGACGCCACTTTCAGAGTACACTCCATGAACCTATGTTCCAACATAGCACTAAACTGGAGAACTGTTTAGAAGGATCCCCATTTTTGTTAAGTGGTGTAGGTTTGGGCGAGCTTCAGGATAAATCTACTTGGCACTTACAAAGGCAGGCTATGTATTTGTTTCTTAGTTGTTCGATAGTCTTGGCTTGCAGTGGAAATGATAGTAGACTGAAATGTTCATGTAAGAGAGATCAATGTTGTCACAAGGGGCAAGGCTGCACTGATAATTGCAACTATTTTGGCTTATCAGAAATCTCAGTTTGGTTTCAGAGATGTTGCTTAGACAAGATTTTGGACTCAAAATCATCAACAGACATTGTTTTATGCTTTCTGCAGTTATATATGGAGGAG GACGATATGTTATTCATCATTCTCTTGCAGCTTTTGGATGCTCCGCTTATTTCGTTGGCAAT AGATAAGATGGAATCTAAATGGACGTCTGAACTGATTGGTGCCAAACTGTTCTCCATAGTTTTTGACCCAGTTCATATTTTTCATCAATGGCTTTCATTG TTGCACTATGATCACTTGGTACTTGTTGATTATCTCATATCTAAAGATGTAGGTGTGCATTGTGCCCAGTATCTATTACG GTGCTTACGACTGGTATCCGGGTGTTGGGATGCTTTTGTCGATGATTCAGTTTACGAGGCACAGATACAAAAATTCAACTGTAAAAGGCAAAGAACCTTGAAAAATATAAATAGTTTCACTGGTAGCTCAATGGAAGGCACTAAGTTAGGTTCCTCTCATGACAAGGAAAATAAGAGCAAAGAACAGCTTTTCCTGAGTGCTAAAGTTTGTCTCCTTTCGTTAAAGCAAACTTTGGAAGATCTTCATAAGAAAGATTTATTCCCCTACAATCCAAAGCCTCTCCTTAAAAG CTTGTCCAGATTTGAGGAGCTCTGTGCGCAGTACTGA
- the LOC123045075 gene encoding uncharacterized protein isoform X2, translating to MAQRPRWQERQQLARLCDLVADSLLPHLEPEPLATRRPQLTREEERRILVALSRVNKAIRGWDDDEVDDGEQGRAWDQIVSCSEEAHSCCLPPDYHFDDGFSCLTNIISIVVGLLHLCSDYIKHSAENILMAISNSLMKFEAVWIQFVELVWAAIHTVSTCAHNHSTINATKGCVGCSSAAESISHDTMTKRTSITSFIAVLKLRCVNTSRQIMTCLFRALHIILKLLKLNDSELKDDFICLSIHHIQKLHWDPGYQLNAGKVVSIVTDDRHSLSEDSAQFGIVSGSLLQLLCSLVEQSDTEDTDRRDIFVKLADVIPRLGTFLQEQQDTPKSLSQYSKHKILMLMIRLKPHIQQNCSHIICLLKLLRRHFQSTLHEPMFQHSTKLENCLEGSPFLLSGVGLGELQDKSTWHLQRQAMYLFLSCSIVLACSGNDSRLKCSCKRDQCCHKGQGCTDNCNYFGLSEISVWFQRCCLDKILDSKSSTDIVLCFLQLYMEEDDMLFIILLQLLDAPLISLAIDKMESKWTSELIGAKLFSIVFDPVHIFHQWLSLLHYDHLVLVDYLISKDVGVHCAQYLLRCLRLVSGCWDAFVDDSVYEAQIQKFNCKRQRTLKNINSFTGSSMEGTKLGSSHDKENKSKEQLFLSAKVCLLSLKQTLEDLHKKDLFPYNPKPLLKRFEELCAQY from the exons ATGGCACAACGGCCGCGGTGGCAGGAGAGGCAGCAGCTCGCGCGCCTCTGCGACCTCGTCGCCGACTCCCTCCTTCCCCACCTC GAACCCGAACCGCTGGCGACGCGGCGGCCGCAGCTCACGCGGGAGGAAGAGCGGCGCATACTCGTCGCGCTCTCCCGG GTAAACAAGGCAATTCGAGGATGGGACGACGACGAGGTGGATGATGGGGAGCAAGGGCGCGCATGGGATCAG ATTGTTTCGTGTTCGGAAGAAGCTCACAGTTGCTGTTTGCCACCTGACTACCATTTTGATGATGGGTTTAGCTGCCTGACCAATATTATCTCCATAGTG GTTGGCTTACTTCATCTATGTAGTGATTATATTAAGCATTCAGCTGAGAATATCTTGATGGCCATCTCTAATTCCCTAATGAAGTTT GAAGCCGTTTGGATTCAGTTTGTTGAGCTGGTCTGGGCAGCTATACACACGGTATCAACATGCGCTCATAATCATTCTACAATTAATGCCACCAAAGGTTGTGTTGGTTGTTCATCTGCTGCGGAAAGCATAAGTCATGACACTATGACTAAAAGAACCAGCATTACAAGCTTTATAGCAGTACTCAAACTACGATGTGTCAATACCAGTAGGCAGATAATGACTTGCCTCTTTCGAGCACTACACATTATTCTGAAGCTTCTGAAACTCAATGACTCTGAACTGAAAGATGACTTCATTTGCCTGTCCATTCATCATATTCAGAAGTTACATTGGGATCCTGGTTACCAACTCAATGCCGGGAAAGTTGTCAGCATTGTCACGGATGACCGACATAGTTTGAGTGAAGATTCTGCACAGTTTGGAATAGTGTCAGGCAGTCTCCTCCAGCTCTTGTGCTCTTTAGTTGAGCAAAGTGACACAGAAGACACAGATCGACGAGATATATTTGTGAAACTTGCAGATGTCATTCCTAGATTAGGAACTTTCTTACAAGAGCAACAGGATACCCCCAAAAGTCTCTCTCAGTATTCAAAGCACAAAATATTG ATGTTAATGATAAGGCTTAAGCCTCACATACAGCAGAACTGCTCACATATTATTTGTTTGCTGAAATTACTTAGACGCCACTTTCAGAGTACACTCCATGAACCTATGTTCCAACATAGCACTAAACTGGAGAACTGTTTAGAAGGATCCCCATTTTTGTTAAGTGGTGTAGGTTTGGGCGAGCTTCAGGATAAATCTACTTGGCACTTACAAAGGCAGGCTATGTATTTGTTTCTTAGTTGTTCGATAGTCTTGGCTTGCAGTGGAAATGATAGTAGACTGAAATGTTCATGTAAGAGAGATCAATGTTGTCACAAGGGGCAAGGCTGCACTGATAATTGCAACTATTTTGGCTTATCAGAAATCTCAGTTTGGTTTCAGAGATGTTGCTTAGACAAGATTTTGGACTCAAAATCATCAACAGACATTGTTTTATGCTTTCTGCAGTTATATATGGAGGAG GACGATATGTTATTCATCATTCTCTTGCAGCTTTTGGATGCTCCGCTTATTTCGTTGGCAAT AGATAAGATGGAATCTAAATGGACGTCTGAACTGATTGGTGCCAAACTGTTCTCCATAGTTTTTGACCCAGTTCATATTTTTCATCAATGGCTTTCATTG TTGCACTATGATCACTTGGTACTTGTTGATTATCTCATATCTAAAGATGTAGGTGTGCATTGTGCCCAGTATCTATTACG GTGCTTACGACTGGTATCCGGGTGTTGGGATGCTTTTGTCGATGATTCAGTTTACGAGGCACAGATACAAAAATTCAACTGTAAAAGGCAAAGAACCTTGAAAAATATAAATAGTTTCACTGGTAGCTCAATGGAAGGCACTAAGTTAGGTTCCTCTCATGACAAGGAAAATAAGAGCAAAGAACAGCTTTTCCTGAGTGCTAAAGTTTGTCTCCTTTCGTTAAAGCAAACTTTGGAAGATCTTCATAAGAAAGATTTATTCCCCTACAATCCAAAGCCTCTCCTTAAAAG ATTTGAGGAGCTCTGTGCGCAGTACTGA
- the LOC123045074 gene encoding protein HGV2 produces MDSSSENFVAPVDERQDPPLPNPSEEEAGGEEKEGGEEKTLERAEELFDKGSKAIEEGDFVVAVDCLSRALEIRVERYGELASECASTYYKYGCALLYKSQEETDPLGNVPKSAPDEEPEKSTTNKDSGNSKASSSNIEDDDPSSDKGGVEEGENSNEKDQEDVDGESDKDGDEMGGEEDDSDLDLAWKMLDIARAIVEKNPDNTMEKVKIFSALAEVSMEREDIDNSLGDYFKALAILEHLVEPDHRRIVELHFRICLVYELASKIADAIPYCAKAVSLCKSRLESLKKAKETLLADKGDSASTADGDSKKLSIEDELEVVTGILPDLEKKLEDLEQAMATPSSEIEEIMKSIAAKAGFMQKAGNAVAPRAASLTSSQMGGVNNGFDSPTMSTAATSGSTGSTVTDLGVVGRGIKRANIKPISAEPCSKRLAADDSPSVKCDSSNISDVHPTGQDGEGSVSK; encoded by the exons atGGACTCGTCCTCCGAGAACTTCGTGGCGCCGGTAGACGAGCGCCAGGACCCACCGCTCCCGAACCCTAGCGAGGAGGAGGCGGGCGGTGAggagaaagaggggggagaggagaAAACCCTAGAGCGGGCGGAGGAGCTGTTTGACAAGGGGTCCAAAGCCATCGAGGAGGGGGACTTCGTAGTCGCCGTCGACTGCCTCAGCCGCGCCCTCGAGATCAG GGTTGAACGTTATGGAGAACTTGCTTCAGAGTGTGCTAGCACGTATTATAAATATGGATGTGCCTTGCTATACAAATCACAGGAGGAGACCGATCCTTTGGGTAATGTTCCAAAGAGTGCACCAGATGAAGAACCAGAGAAGAGCACAACCAATAAAGATAGTGGAAACTCAAAGGCATCCAGTAGCAACATCGAAGATGATGATCCATCTTCAGACAAAGGTGGTGTTGAAGAAG GTGAAAACTCAAATGAGAAAGATCAGGAGGATGTAGATGGTGAGAGTGACAAGGATGGTGATGAGATGGGGGGAGAAGAAGATGATTCTGACTTGGATCTAGCCTGGAAAATGTTAGATATTGCAAGGGCAATAGTGGAGAAGAATCCAGACAACACTATGGAGAAAGTGAAAATCTTTTCTGCTCTAGCTGAAGTCTCCATGGAAAGAG AGGACATAGACAACTCACTTGGTGACTACTTCAAAGCTTTGGCCATCTTGGAGCATTTGGTTGAGCCTGACCATCGTCGAATTGTTGAACT ACACTTCCGCATTTGTTTGGTCTATGAGTTGGCATCTAAGATTGCAGATGCGATCCCATATTGTGCAAAGGCTGTTTCATTGTGCAAGTCACGTTTAGAGAGCCTGAAAAAAGCGAAGGAAACCTTGTTGGCTGATAAAGGTGACAGTGCATCTACTGCTGATGGAGACTCAAAGAAATTGTCTATTGAAGATGAGCTGGAGGTTGTTACTGGTATATTGCCTGACCTTGAGAAGAAG CTTGAAGACCTGGAGCAAGCAATGGCAACCCCAAGCTCTGAAATAGAGGAGATTATGAAAAGCATTGCCGCAAAGGCAGGGTTTATGCAGAAGGCTGGCAATGCCGTGGCACCAAGAGCTGCATCTTTGACTTCTTCACAAATGGGTGGAGTAAACAATGGCTTTGACTCCCCAACTATGTCTACAGCAGCAACATCCGGAAGCACTGGAAGTACTGTTACCGACCTTGGTGTTGTAGGCAGAGGCATCAAGCGAGCTAATATCAAGCCTATTTCCGCTGAGCCTTGTTCGAAGAGACTGGCAGCAGATGATTCACCGTCTGTGAAATGCGACAGCAGCAACATCTCAGATGTTCACCCCACGGGGCAAGATGGCGAGGGTTCCGTATCAAAGTAG